DNA from Bradyrhizobium japonicum USDA 6:
AGCCTGGTAGCCATGGTCGCGACAGGGATGGGCGTGGCGATCACCACACCGCTGTGCCTGTTGCAGGGGCTTGCCCACGCGGCCCAGGTCAGCGCTCTCCCGCTGCCGGGCCCTGGATTCTTTCGTGAGCTGCTTCTGGTGACCCGCCGTGGAGATCTCTCGTCATTGGCGCCGCGCATCGCCGAGATGGCGCGAATGAGCATTACGACGCAGGCGATGCCGCGTGTCCGGACGCTCGTGCCCTGGTTCACCCAGGATTACTAGCAGCGAAAAAGCCCGGCTGGCGCCGGGCTTTTCTGCTTGAGCTCTGGTCTTGCGCCTCAGCGGCGGAACATGCCGCCCATCATGCCGCCGACGACGCCGCCGACGAAGGCTGCGCCGGCATCGCCGCCGCCGCTGTTGCGATGCTGAACCGGTGCGCTGCTCTGGGCCTGGGCGGGGGCAGCACGCCGGGCCGGCTTCGCGCTGTCGTCGCTCGCGGTAGCCGGCGCGGTCGCCACGATCTCGGACAGCAGCGCTTTGTGCTGGAGCTTGTTGAGGTAGCCGGTCGAGGGATAACCGCGAGCGGCCTGCCAGCGCTTCAGCACCGAGCGGGTCTCGTCGGTGAACGCACCGGTGACCTTGGTGTCGAAGCCGAGCCCGGTCAGGCGGCGCTGCACGTCGCGGCGCTGGCCCTTGTCGAGGCCGATCTGGTCCTCGGTGAGCTGGCTGGCGTCATCGGTGAAGGTCGCGGGATCGATGCCGGAGTTCAGATTGCGGGTCGCCGTGGACGGGCCGCTCTTGATCGCCGCAAGCCGCGCCAGCGCCAGCGCCTTGAACTGGCCGTTCGGATAGGCCGAGAGATAGGCGTTGAGCTCTTCCGGCTTGTTGGATTCCTTGACCGAGCGCCAGTACTCGAGCTCGACACCGTCGGAACTGCTCGCTGCTGCCGGCACGTTTCCAGAAGCGGTCGGGGCTGCGTTGGCAACCTGCGTCTGCTGCGACGGGTTGAGATAGACCGCGCCGATCAGGTTGGTGTGGCCCCAAGGCAGCTGGCCCTTGCGGGTCTCTTCGTTGACCTGGGCGCGCACCGACGTCATCGCCTGCTGGATCTCGACGCCGGGCTTGGTGATGTTGTCGATCAGCGCGCGGGTGAACGGGCTGTTGTTGCCCTCCTGGCCGTCGAGCGCGGTCTGGCCCGGGCCGGTGGCGAACGCGATCAGAGTGCCTTCGCCCGACTTCATCTCCGCAAGACCGCTCTGCACGTTGACGCTGCGCGTTGCCGAGTTCGACTTGATCTTGGCGGCGAAAGGATTGTCGCGGCAGGCGTCGAGGAAGACAAGCTTGACCTTGGCGTCGCCCATGGTCTGCTCGAGCGTCAGGTCGATATTGATGGCTGCGCCGAGCTTAACGTCCATCTCCGACTTGATGTCAGCGTCGACGGGCAGGAGGTAGTTGCTGCCGCTGACCGCGATGCCGTGGCCGGCGTAATAGAACACTGCGACATCGGAGCCTTGCGCCTTGCGGCCGAAGTCCAGGAGCTTCTCCGTCATCTGGTCGCGGGTGAGGTTGGATCCCTCGATCACCTCGAAGCCGACATTGCGCAGGGTCGCCGCCATCGCCTTTGCGTCGATCGGCGGGTTCGGCAATTGTGCGACGTTCTTGTAGGAGCCGTTGCCGACGACGAAAGCGACACGGCGGTCGGCCTTCGCGGCACTGACCGAAAGTGCCATGCACATCAGCGAAGCGAGCAGGGTGAGAGTGCGCATCTGAAATCCCCAACAGAATCGAATTGCAGGCAGCAACAAATTGGCAACGAACCTACACGAAGTGCCCGACTTCGCGCCACCAAAACGGCAGTACGTCGTATTCAACCCGCTGCTGTGTGGCCGAATGTGCACGATGGAATGACCCTCCAACGTGATCCAGATCACACGGCCACTTCGTTTTTGTCGCGCGAGACCGGGCGAGGTTCACTGTGCGCGGGCGGGAATCGGGGCGGTCGGCTTCAGGTTCAGGAGATTGCCGCACAGGATCAGCGTCGCGCCGAGCACGGTCCAGGCATCGAGCCGCTCCGAATACAGCAGCCAGCCGACAGTCGCGGTGAGCGGCACCCGCAGGAAGTCCATCGGCACCACGATGGTTGCATCCGCGTAGCGGAGCGCGCTGGCGAGGCAATAGTGCGAGAATGTGCCGCAGACCCCGATGACGAAGAGCCATCCCCAGAGGGTGGTTGACGGCCAGGTCCAGACATAGAGCGTCGGCAGCAGGCCCACGACCATCTGCACCACGATCATCCAGAACAGGATCGACAATGCGCTCTCGGTCCGGGTCAGCGATTTCGCCAAGATCATGGAAATGCTGAAGCCGATCGCGGCTCCCAGCGCGATCAGCTGACCCGGATTGATCTCGCCGGTGGCGGGCCGCACGATCATGACGACGCCGACGATGCCGAGCGCGATGGCGGCGATCTTCCACACGGTCATGCGCTCGGACAGGAACGTTGCGGCCAGCAGCGCGGTCCAGATCGGCATGGTGAATTCGATCGCGACGACCTGGCCGATCCCGATCAGCGTCAGTGCATAGAACCAGCCGAGCTGCGCGAAATAATGGACGCCGTTGCGCGCGAGGTGCTGGGGCAGGCGTTTGGTCGCGACCGCCTTGAAGCCGCCGGCCCGGTAGATGATCGGCAGCAGCAGCGTGAAGCCGATCACCGAGCGCACTTCCATAATTTCAAAAACGTTCAGCTCGCGCGTGGTCTCGCGGCCGGCAACCGCCATGACCAGCATGAGCGCCAGCCAGCCGGCCATCCACAGTGCAGCCATCGTTTTGGACGGTGTCGCGGTCATCTTTGCTGGTGCGGGCGATCGAGCCTGAGGGGAGGGCCGGTATCGGCGACATCGCCGGCGTTTGCAACGGCCAAAACTGCGGATGCAGCGATGCAGGGCGGCGTGCTAAGGCATCATTGAACAACAAGAAAAGCGAGATCTTCGCTCATGCAAATCTTGCAGCCGGCCGAATGGAAGAAACCGCGGGGCTTTTCTCACGGCGTGGTGGCCGAAGGGCCGGGCCGCTGGGTGGTGCTGGCCGGGCAGACCGGCGGCGACGAGACCGGCAATTACGCGCCTGACATGGCGGCGCAGGTCGCAACCGCGCTGAAGCGGATCATCAAGCTGCTGGGCGAGGCCGGAGCCGGCCCGGAGCACATCGTCCGCCTGACCTGGTACCTGACCAGCCGTAGCGAATATGAAGCGGCCGGGGCGGGCATCGGCGCGGCGTGGAAGGAAACACTGGGGCGAAATTTTCCGCCCTCGACGCTGCTCTACATCGGCGGTCTCGTGGACGAGCGGGCCAAGGTCGAAATCGAGGTCACGGCGTTCGTGCCGAACGCACAAAACGCATAAAAAGCCCCGGCGGAATCGCCGGGGCTTTTGGCTTGAACGCGGCCCGCCTTAGCGCGACAGCGAGATGTTGGCGCCGCGGAACTGGCTGTCCGCGCGCATCGTGACGCTCTGCTTGTTGCCGGACGTCTTCAGCGAGATGTTGGCGTTGAAGCCGGCGGTCGAGGCGACGAGCTCGTAGGTTCCGCCAGCGCCGCGGCCCTGGAGGGAGCCGCTGATGTTGCGGCTGGCCTCGGACCAGCTGCCGGCGATGGCGCCGCCTTCAGCCCTGACGTTGGCGCCGAGATTGAACTTGTAGGCGTCGCTGGCGCAGGTCAGCGACATCTCCATCGTCGGTCCGATCGGGGCGTATCTGGCCCGGCAGCGGATCCGCTCGGTCGAGCCGTCATCCAGCGTGACGGTGCCTGCACCGCTCCAGCTGCCCGCCAGCGGGGCGAACGGGCCGGACTGGGCCTTGCTCTCAGAGTTGGCGATCCCCGCCGCAAACAAAACGGCGGCCGCAATCAGCAGCCGCCGGTTTAGGGTGCTGGTCCCGAATTGCTTATTGGCGCGATGCTTCCCACCGCCCGCTGCACGGTATGCCTGCAGATGCTCCATTCCACTTCCCCGATCCGGCGTTGCCGCTGAGTTGACCGTTGGCATATGCACCATTGATCGAAACTTTCACAAGTCCCCCGCTGCCGATGGTGCCGGAAACGTTAGCGCCGGGCGCGGTGATCTTGCCGTCGGCAACCGTCAGCATGGAACTGGCGGTCGGCTCGCAGGTACCGCTCTTGGTGACGATGGTGACGTGCCAGTTGCCGTCATAGGGGGTCTGGGCGAAAGCGGGAGCGGCGAGGGTGATGACTGATGCGGCACAGAATGCCGTAATGCGACCAAAACGCATGAATTCCGTCCTTGAATCTGTCTGATATGCTGACGCTTATTCGGCCCAAATGTGACGGAAATTTGTTGCGTTGCCAAAGCGAAAATTGTTCCTGTGGAAACAATGGTTTATTTGTGTTTCCGGCTCCAATTTTCGAAGCAGAATCAACGCGGCTTCACGTTAAGGGTAAACGTCAGGAGAGACTCAGGGGAAGGACTGAGGAAAGGACTCACGAAAGACTTGGCGCCAAGGTCGCGAACTGCTCGTCCTGAACCTTGGAGGGCAGCGCCTTGTGGACCTTGACGTAGTCGATCACGTCGGCCAGCAGCTTGAGGCCGAGCGGAGCGAGCGCGCGCTCCCAGAGCTCGCGAGCCGTCTCGCCCTTCTTGACGAAGCACCAGTCCTGGGCGGCGATGGCGCCGGCGTCCATGACGTCGGCAAGATGATAGATCGTGCCGCCGGCGATTGGATCGCCTTCCTTGATGGTCCATTCCACGGCGGCTTTGCCCCGATGACGCGGCAGCAGCGAGGGATGATAGCCGATCCCGCCGAACTTCGCCGCGGCCAGGGCGTCCTTGCCGATCCGGGCGTGGCTGTGGGCGGTGATGATCAGGTCGGTGTCGGGGCCGATTTCGGAGGCGACCACCAGCTTCGGATTGGCCTGGACCGCCACCTCGATGCCGGCCGCCTTGGCGCTCGCGGCGAGGCGATCCTCGGCGTCGGCCACGACGACCCGCACGATCGAGACGCTGTGCTCCCGGAGCATGTTCAGGGTGGTCACGCCGAAATGGCGGGAGCCGACGAGGGTAATGCGCATGGGTGTCCGATCCGTCTCGCAACTGCGTCATCCCCCGATAACACGTCGGTGCGTCCTGTCACCAGCCGCGGGCGGTTTGTGCCGGTTATCAACAATGCACCGGGCGCAGGGCGCGACGGGCTCCGCGATTGCGCAGCCGGCCGTTCCGGTGCTTCCATGCGCGTATTGCCCCGTATCAGGAGCGAGCGCATGCGAAGCGCGTGGTTTTTCCTTCTCGCGGCACTGAGCGTAGCCGCGCCCGCACGCGCCGGCGGGCCGTATCCGGCGGTCCCGCCCGAGGTCGGGGTGGCGCCGTTCATCGGTCCGACGTGGGATGCCTTTCGTTGCGCCGAAGGGCCGGTCTATAATTTCTATCACGGCGCCTATTACGGCGAGGAGCCGCCCGCACTCTATCGCAGCTACGCCTACAGGCCGTACTACCGCTACAGCGCCTACCGCAGGCTGCCGCGCACGTATTTTTGCGTCACGGACTAGCGTTGCCGCGCGGCCACATCGACAGCAAATGATGCATCCGCCGGTTCCTCTGTTTCATTCCTGACATAAGGAGCCCTCGTATGCCGCTAGAATGCGCCAACCGGGGCTGGCCAAATTTGATTCCGAATCCGTTTTCGAACCCGGCTTTGGCCGCTGGCGAGTGATCGCCAGCGGCTTTTTATGCCGGCGCCATCACGAAATCATCAAACGGTAACGCGTTCTCAACCTGCCTGTCGTATCGACGAATCCGTCGCGGATTTGTATTGCGTACCGCGACACCAAAAATGTCCCGCAGGCGTGGGTGCGCCGCGTGGGCTTTTTTGCCGGGACCGATTTCATGCCGAGCGCAATTGAGCAGATCGTGGACGCCTATGTGCGGCTGAGGAACCGCCGCGGGCTCGACGAGCTGATGATGCACAGGCAGCGGCTCGCGGTCGATCTGAAGAGCAGGTCCGGCTATGATTTCAGCCTCCCGATCGGCAAGATCGACGAGGAGATCGCGATCATCGAGGAGGGGCTCAGCCGGCTGAAGGCTCAGTCTCCGGATGCCCGCGGGATACGTCCGATCTGACGCGCTCAGTCGCGCCGGCCGCCGTCGATGACGGTGAACAGCGGCCGTGCCTGGGTCGGCTCGACCAGCAGTTCCTCCACCAGCGCGGTTGCCGCATCGACATATTTGCGCGTCGGTTTGTCGAGCTCACGTTTGGCCTCGTCGTCGAGCGCGACCTTTGCGGCCTCGACCAGCTTGCGCATGCGCGCCGCATGATCGTCGCCCGCCGTCAGCGTCGCGCGCGCCAGCGAGCGCAGCACGAACAGCTCGCCTTCGAGGCGGAGCAGACGGTCGTTGAGCCTGGTGAGGACGGCGTTGAGGTCGGCCATAGCTGCTGTTCGTAGCGGAGGATCCATCCTGATCTAGCGGCGATCGGTGAACGGAATCCAAACGCCATTGGCGCAATTGGGTTGATCTCCGGCGTCTCCTGGCGGCGGCGGTGCCGCCGATGTGAGACATCGTGACGTTGCGATGCATCGTCCCGGCGTGGTTCCCGCACCACATGGGAGCCCGGGTGGACGCCTGGAGCACGTACGATGCGGTCTGTGCTGGCTTTGGTCCTCTTGATTGCAACATGCGCCGCGGCGGCTGCCGCGCCGGCGCATCATCCCCGCCCGCGCCATCACGTCGCCGTCCATCTGCCCGAGGACGCGCCGGTGCCGCCCGGCTGGTACAAATTTCCCGGGCAGCCGCCGATTCCGCCGTCAGAGAACAGGAATCTCGATCCCTCCAATTTCGGCGGCGGTTGATCGAAGCTACGCCGCGGTTCGGGCGAGATAGTCGCGGGCGAAGGCGAGATACCAGTCGAGGCACGCGGGATTGGCCATCGCCTCCTTGTTGATGACCTTCTCGACGGGCTGGCCGAGCAGCAGCTTCTTGATCGGCAGCTCCTGCTTCTTGCCCGAGAGCGTGCGCGGGATCTCGGCGACGGCAAAGATCTCGTTCGGCAGGAATCGCCGGGACAGGCCGGCCTCGATCGCCTTGTTGATCTTGGCCTGCATCGCGGCGTCGAAGGCGGTGCCCTCACGCAGCACCACGAACAGCGGCATGTAGCTGTCGCGGCCGAGATATTCGAGGTCGACGACGAGGCTATCCAGCACCTCCGGCAGCGCTTCGATCGCGGAATAGAGCTCGCTCGTGCCCATGCGCAGGCCGTGCCGGTTGATGGTCGCATCGCTGCGGCCATAGATGATGCAGGAGCCGTCCGGATTGACCTTGAGCCAGTCGCCGTGCCGCCACACCGGCCCGCGGCCGCTGCCGTCGAAATTGTCCGGATAGGTCTCGAAATAGCTGGAGCGATAGCGCGCATCGCCCTTGTCGTTCCAGAAACGGAGCGGCATCGAGGGCATCGGCTCGGTACAGACGAGCTCGCCGACCTCGTCGATGACGGCGCGGCCCTGCTCGCTGAAGGCTTCGACCGCCGCGCCGAGCAGGCGGCATTGCATCGCACCCGGAGTCTGCGGCAATTCGCGGTTGCCGCCGATGAAGGCGCCGGCAAAATCGGTGCCGCCGGAGATGTTCGCCCACCAGATGTCGGCATGCGCCTTGCTGCCGTTGATTTTCGACAACGCCGCGAAGCGAGCGTTGAACCAGGCTTGCGTATCGGCGCTGAGCGGCGAGCCGGTCGAGCCGAGGCAACGCAGCCGCGACAGATCGCCGGCCGCAGTGAGATCGATCTCGGCCTTGGCGCAGTTGGCGAAGAACGCCGCGCCGGCGCCGAAGAAGGTCGCTTTCGACTGTGCCACGAACCGCCACAGCGTGGTCCAGTCCGGCTTGTCCCTGGTGCCGCCCGGGCTGCCGTCGAAGATGCAGCAGGTGGTGCCGCTGAGCAGGCCGCCGACCTGAGAATTCCACATGATCCAGCCGGTCGAAGAGTACCAGTGATAGCGCTCGCCGAACGAGTTCTCGTGG
Protein-coding regions in this window:
- a CDS encoding acetoacetate--CoA ligase, translating into MTAPFVPQIALYRNWLAEQRGLSFANYEEMRQWSVRDLDGFWRSIWDYYDLQSPTPFAAVITERKMPGAVWFPGAQVNYARQVFRHVEAADAAGLPAIVSSGEDGKLNETSWPELRRKAAALALHLEDKGIKPGDRIAAYLPNIPETIIAFLASASIGAVWSVCAPDMAAPAVIDRFKQIEPKVLIACDAVTYAGRRHDRKDVVAELRRSLPTVEHVILHSEAAPTAPDARLADIVARTGAAIDAFEPAWLPFDHPLWIVYSSGTTGLPKPIVHGHGGIVIVVLALLGLHNDLGCSYHENSFGERYHWYSSTGWIMWNSQVGGLLSGTTCCIFDGSPGGTRDKPDWTTLWRFVAQSKATFFGAGAAFFANCAKAEIDLTAAGDLSRLRCLGSTGSPLSADTQAWFNARFAALSKINGSKAHADIWWANISGGTDFAGAFIGGNRELPQTPGAMQCRLLGAAVEAFSEQGRAVIDEVGELVCTEPMPSMPLRFWNDKGDARYRSSYFETYPDNFDGSGRGPVWRHGDWLKVNPDGSCIIYGRSDATINRHGLRMGTSELYSAIEALPEVLDSLVVDLEYLGRDSYMPLFVVLREGTAFDAAMQAKINKAIEAGLSRRFLPNEIFAVAEIPRTLSGKKQELPIKKLLLGQPVEKVINKEAMANPACLDWYLAFARDYLARTAA
- a CDS encoding caspase family protein, giving the protein MRTLTLLASLMCMALSVSAAKADRRVAFVVGNGSYKNVAQLPNPPIDAKAMAATLRNVGFEVIEGSNLTRDQMTEKLLDFGRKAQGSDVAVFYYAGHGIAVSGSNYLLPVDADIKSEMDVKLGAAINIDLTLEQTMGDAKVKLVFLDACRDNPFAAKIKSNSATRSVNVQSGLAEMKSGEGTLIAFATGPGQTALDGQEGNNSPFTRALIDNITKPGVEIQQAMTSVRAQVNEETRKGQLPWGHTNLIGAVYLNPSQQTQVANAAPTASGNVPAAASSSDGVELEYWRSVKESNKPEELNAYLSAYPNGQFKALALARLAAIKSGPSTATRNLNSGIDPATFTDDASQLTEDQIGLDKGQRRDVQRRLTGLGFDTKVTGAFTDETRSVLKRWQAARGYPSTGYLNKLQHKALLSEIVATAPATASDDSAKPARRAAPAQAQSSAPVQHRNSGGGDAGAAFVGGVVGGMMGGMFRR
- a CDS encoding formyltransferase family protein encodes the protein MRITLVGSRHFGVTTLNMLREHSVSIVRVVVADAEDRLAASAKAAGIEVAVQANPKLVVASEIGPDTDLIITAHSHARIGKDALAAAKFGGIGYHPSLLPRHRGKAAVEWTIKEGDPIAGGTIYHLADVMDAGAIAAQDWCFVKKGETARELWERALAPLGLKLLADVIDYVKVHKALPSKVQDEQFATLAPSLS
- a CDS encoding RidA family protein — encoded protein: MQILQPAEWKKPRGFSHGVVAEGPGRWVVLAGQTGGDETGNYAPDMAAQVATALKRIIKLLGEAGAGPEHIVRLTWYLTSRSEYEAAGAGIGAAWKETLGRNFPPSTLLYIGGLVDERAKVEIEVTAFVPNAQNA
- a CDS encoding DMT family transporter, whose translation is MTATPSKTMAALWMAGWLALMLVMAVAGRETTRELNVFEIMEVRSVIGFTLLLPIIYRAGGFKAVATKRLPQHLARNGVHYFAQLGWFYALTLIGIGQVVAIEFTMPIWTALLAATFLSERMTVWKIAAIALGIVGVVMIVRPATGEINPGQLIALGAAIGFSISMILAKSLTRTESALSILFWMIVVQMVVGLLPTLYVWTWPSTTLWGWLFVIGVCGTFSHYCLASALRYADATIVVPMDFLRVPLTATVGWLLYSERLDAWTVLGATLILCGNLLNLKPTAPIPARAQ